One genomic window of Tenacibaculum tangerinum includes the following:
- a CDS encoding SMI1/KNR4 family protein has product MIHFENTKEPVSVQEIKEFETKFNIKFPESYKLHILKYNGGYPSLDMYFGDFNIPIDSFLSIKHGNQTIERVMNNLSNVLKGKEVPFARSTSGTIYMSLKEEDYGSVYVAYSEWNPKLLAKTFDEFIEGIHEDEI; this is encoded by the coding sequence ATGATACACTTTGAAAATACTAAAGAACCTGTTTCAGTTCAAGAAATAAAAGAGTTTGAAACAAAATTTAACATAAAATTTCCAGAATCATATAAGTTACATATTTTGAAATATAATGGAGGATATCCATCACTAGATATGTATTTTGGAGACTTTAATATACCTATCGATTCCTTTTTATCAATAAAGCATGGTAATCAGACTATAGAAAGGGTTATGAATAATTTAAGTAATGTATTAAAAGGTAAGGAAGTGCCTTTTGCAAGGAGTACAAGTGGAACCATTTATATGTCATTAAAAGAAGAAGATTATGGAAGTGTGTATGTGGCTTATTCTGAATGGAATCCTAAGCTTTTAGCCAAGACGTTTGATGAGTTTATAGAAGGAATTCATGAAGATGAAATTTAG
- a CDS encoding transposase translates to MLKDKGSKSSIMHKVYRNKTISKTRWVVEIAFGSLKRWFSSRATKLKDKDKVHSIHVLEAIAHNLKRSSGLECQITKN, encoded by the coding sequence ATGCTTAAGGATAAAGGAAGCAAAAGCAGCATCATGCATAAAGTATACCGTAATAAAACTATTAGTAAAACACGTTGGGTAGTAGAAATAGCATTTGGCAGTCTAAAGAGATGGTTTAGTTCTAGAGCTACTAAATTGAAAGACAAGGATAAAGTACATTCCATACATGTGTTAGAAGCAATAGCACATAATCTCAAACGTTCTTCAGGATTGGAGTGTCAAATAACCAAAAATTGA
- a CDS encoding DUF5686 and carboxypeptidase regulatory-like domain-containing protein has translation MKTITTFLCFVCTSVAFSQITGKVTDAKNQPISLASVYLENTITGTTTNTNGEYELALTHKGEYTVIFQMLGYKTLKKTVTISAFPFTLNITLPEEEVTLDEVVVSSKENPANKIIRNAIASKAKNTDKFAEYTADFYSRGLFKVKDLPKKFLGQDIGDMGGGLDSTRTGVVYLSETVSKIAFQKKPKNFKEHIIASKVSGQDNGISFNQAEEVNFNFYENSFSLADVQVISPIANGAFGYYNYKLTGVFYDKNGKLINKIQLLPKRKNDRVFSGSIYIVEDDWAVYGADVIVTGAQISLPMVDSLHIKQNYNFSAKNKAWIPVTQTIDFKAGLFGFNFNGRFSAAYSNYNFNPDFTKKTFGNEVLSFAENATEKDSVYWNKIRPVSLTSEEVADYKLKDSIKTIRKSKKYLDSVDTKNNRFKPMDILSGYTYRNSHDKWSLSSSSPIEDLNFNTVQGWNTSLGLDYRKSLNNKGKRFSIGAAINYGFSEKKLRPTANFNYRWNNTTRPVLTFSGGIATPQFNAKQPISRFWNTISSIGFERNYLKIYEKTFAKTTFSQEVTNGIRLFSSLEFADRKPLFNTTDYVMFPQDDVDYTSNNPKNPTDFSTGFTPHQMWTFSIGANINFGQKYLSYPDGKYNIPNRKYPSLYLGYQKNFGSGNSEWNSDVIFSQLYQQISLGNWGDFAYKAKGGMFLEKKDIPFIDYAHFNGNRLLIAPKDNYLNMFYMLPYYQLSSNDTYAELHGEYNFKGALLSKVPLLNQLNFHLVTGAKSLFTAGNKPYTEFAIGLDNVGIGKWRFLRVDFARSYFNGKHENRIVFGIKL, from the coding sequence ATGAAAACCATCACTACATTTTTATGTTTCGTATGCACTTCAGTTGCTTTTTCTCAAATTACTGGAAAAGTTACCGATGCTAAAAATCAACCCATATCTTTAGCAAGTGTGTACCTAGAAAATACCATAACAGGCACCACCACCAATACGAATGGCGAGTATGAATTAGCCCTTACACATAAAGGAGAATACACCGTAATTTTTCAAATGTTGGGGTATAAAACACTCAAAAAAACAGTTACAATTAGTGCTTTTCCGTTTACACTGAACATCACACTGCCTGAAGAAGAGGTTACTTTAGATGAAGTGGTTGTTTCTTCAAAAGAAAATCCTGCCAACAAAATCATTAGAAATGCCATTGCTAGCAAAGCCAAAAACACAGATAAATTTGCTGAGTATACTGCCGATTTTTACTCTCGTGGGTTGTTTAAGGTAAAAGACTTGCCCAAGAAATTTTTAGGACAAGATATTGGCGATATGGGTGGGGGATTGGATTCTACTAGAACTGGTGTAGTATACCTTTCAGAAACTGTTTCAAAAATTGCATTTCAAAAAAAACCAAAAAATTTTAAAGAGCATATTATCGCTTCAAAAGTAAGTGGGCAGGATAACGGAATTAGTTTTAATCAGGCAGAAGAAGTCAATTTTAACTTTTATGAAAACTCTTTTAGTTTAGCTGATGTTCAGGTTATTTCTCCGATAGCTAATGGTGCGTTTGGGTATTATAATTATAAACTAACCGGTGTCTTTTACGATAAAAACGGAAAACTCATTAACAAAATTCAGCTCTTACCTAAACGAAAGAACGATCGGGTTTTTAGTGGGTCCATTTATATTGTTGAAGACGATTGGGCTGTGTACGGTGCCGATGTAATTGTTACTGGTGCACAAATAAGTTTGCCCATGGTAGATTCGTTACACATCAAACAAAACTATAATTTCTCTGCTAAAAACAAGGCTTGGATTCCCGTTACGCAAACCATAGATTTTAAAGCGGGTTTGTTCGGATTTAACTTCAACGGACGCTTCTCTGCAGCGTATTCTAATTACAATTTCAATCCTGATTTTACTAAAAAAACCTTTGGTAATGAAGTGCTTTCGTTTGCCGAAAATGCTACTGAAAAAGACTCGGTGTATTGGAATAAAATTCGCCCTGTTAGCTTAACTTCAGAAGAAGTTGCAGACTATAAGTTAAAAGACAGTATTAAAACCATTCGAAAATCGAAAAAGTATTTAGATTCTGTAGATACTAAAAATAACCGATTTAAACCAATGGATATTCTTTCGGGTTATACCTACCGAAATTCGCACGACAAATGGTCATTGAGCTCCTCGTCTCCTATTGAAGATCTCAACTTTAATACTGTACAAGGTTGGAATACTTCTTTGGGACTTGATTATCGAAAATCGCTCAACAACAAAGGAAAGCGTTTTAGTATCGGTGCAGCCATTAATTATGGTTTTTCAGAAAAAAAACTGCGCCCTACTGCCAACTTTAACTACCGCTGGAATAATACGACACGACCTGTTTTAACCTTTTCTGGAGGAATTGCTACTCCTCAGTTCAATGCAAAACAACCTATTTCTAGGTTTTGGAACACGATAAGCTCTATTGGTTTTGAAAGAAACTATCTAAAAATTTATGAAAAAACGTTTGCCAAAACAACCTTTTCACAAGAAGTAACGAACGGGATACGACTGTTTTCTTCTCTAGAATTTGCCGATAGAAAACCGCTATTCAATACTACTGATTATGTAATGTTTCCGCAAGATGATGTCGATTACACCTCTAACAACCCAAAGAATCCTACTGATTTTTCAACAGGTTTTACACCGCACCAAATGTGGACTTTTTCGATAGGGGCGAACATTAATTTTGGACAAAAATACCTGTCTTATCCTGACGGAAAATATAACATTCCTAATCGCAAGTATCCGTCGCTATACCTAGGGTATCAAAAAAACTTTGGCTCTGGAAATTCTGAATGGAATTCGGACGTCATTTTTTCTCAACTTTACCAACAAATTAGCTTGGGCAACTGGGGTGATTTTGCATACAAAGCTAAGGGAGGAATGTTTTTAGAGAAAAAAGATATTCCGTTTATCGATTATGCTCATTTTAACGGAAATCGCTTGCTAATAGCTCCAAAAGACAACTATTTAAACATGTTTTACATGCTTCCGTATTATCAATTAAGTTCTAACGATACATACGCCGAACTTCACGGAGAATACAATTTTAAAGGAGCACTGTTGAGTAAAGTTCCGTTACTAAACCAACTGAACTTTCATTTGGTTACGGGAGCTAAAAGTTTGTTTACCGCAGGAAACAAGCCGTATACTGAATTTGCGATTGGATTGGATAATGTTGGTATTGGAAAATGGCGCTTTTTACGGGTAGATTTCGCGCGCTCTTACTTTAACGGAAAACATGAAAACCGCATCGTTTTCGGGATAAAATTGTAA
- the moaD gene encoding molybdopterin converting factor subunit 1: MKINILFFGIATDLIGSSSQEMELPNQSSVASFKEFLLTEFPELQKMSSYAVAINESYATDDILIKENDVIAIIPPVSGG, translated from the coding sequence ATGAAAATAAACATCCTCTTTTTTGGTATTGCTACAGATTTAATAGGCAGTTCTTCACAAGAAATGGAGCTTCCTAACCAAAGTTCTGTGGCTAGTTTTAAAGAATTTCTTTTAACAGAATTTCCTGAACTACAAAAAATGAGTTCGTATGCCGTGGCTATTAACGAAAGTTATGCTACAGACGATATTCTTATAAAAGAAAATGATGTCATTGCCATTATTCCACCAGTGAGTGGAGGCTAA